In the genome of bacterium, one region contains:
- a CDS encoding TolC family protein gives MRKYLVFLIFFLMINPAFAQGDLKQEIKPSDSLSMKEAISCALLNNNELKALRNSLSAQQREIGIAKSYLMPRVKFEEMFVNTNNPALDFALRINQRRFTSGDLNNAPGSFNKPDAINNFLTSITLEQPIYYRKSFVGVDMAKKEYSAQTYAFFRKQEEVAFNVSKTYLSAITAQEYVKVAQKAVFDSKEHLRIAQVRFKTGLGLYSDVLRTSTAVTEAQQKLISANKNLSLSKRSLGLLMGKQTSVDINSVVPQLSIKNIDYANTAIASRNDVKSLEEKLENARNGIKFAESDYFPTVAGFGSYQLYDSRAPFAAEGHNYVAGAAVKWEVFDGLKSKNKKLQAKDRVAEAQEYLKGFKNQITYKIYEACQNVEEAQKNLELANSALITAEEGKRLVLKRWESSLSPMVDLLDAQINLDKARADVVKTTNDYKVALISLSFESGILFKDLGIE, from the coding sequence ATGCGTAAATATCTTGTATTTCTGATATTTTTCTTAATGATAAATCCTGCATTTGCGCAGGGAGATTTAAAGCAGGAGATAAAACCTTCTGACTCCTTATCAATGAAAGAAGCAATCAGCTGCGCTCTATTAAATAATAACGAATTAAAAGCATTGAGAAATTCTCTCTCCGCGCAACAAAGAGAAATAGGCATCGCAAAAAGCTATTTGATGCCCAGAGTCAAATTTGAAGAAATGTTTGTAAATACAAATAATCCTGCACTTGATTTTGCTCTCAGAATAAATCAGAGAAGGTTTACATCAGGCGACTTAAACAACGCACCGGGTTCATTTAACAAGCCTGATGCCATAAATAACTTTCTTACATCAATAACTTTAGAGCAGCCGATTTATTACAGAAAATCTTTTGTAGGGGTTGATATGGCAAAAAAAGAATATTCAGCGCAGACTTATGCTTTCTTCAGAAAACAGGAAGAAGTTGCTTTTAACGTGTCAAAAACTTATTTATCTGCGATTACGGCTCAAGAATATGTTAAAGTCGCGCAAAAAGCCGTTTTTGACTCAAAAGAACACTTGAGAATTGCTCAGGTAAGATTTAAAACAGGATTAGGGCTGTATTCCGATGTTTTAAGAACTTCTACGGCAGTAACAGAGGCGCAGCAGAAGCTTATTTCTGCAAACAAGAATTTGAGTCTTTCCAAAAGATCTCTGGGTTTGCTTATGGGAAAACAAACTTCTGTTGATATAAATTCAGTAGTTCCTCAATTAAGTATAAAAAATATTGATTATGCAAATACAGCTATAGCTTCAAGAAATGACGTTAAATCACTTGAGGAAAAACTTGAAAACGCCAGAAACGGGATTAAATTTGCCGAATCTGATTATTTTCCGACAGTCGCAGGATTTGGTTCTTACCAGCTTTATGACAGCAGGGCTCCTTTTGCGGCGGAAGGGCATAACTATGTTGCAGGTGCGGCTGTTAAATGGGAAGTTTTTGACGGTTTGAAATCTAAAAATAAAAAATTACAGGCAAAAGACAGGGTTGCGGAAGCACAGGAATATCTGAAAGGGTTTAAAAATCAAATAACTTACAAGATTTATGAAGCCTGCCAGAATGTAGAAGAAGCGCAAAAAAATCTTGAGCTTGCAAATTCAGCCTTAATAACTGCCGAAGAAGGCAAAAGGCTTGTTTTGAAAAGATGGGAAAGTTCTTTGTCTCCTATGGTTGATTTGCTTGATGCCCAGATTAACCTTGATAAAGCAAGAGCTGACGTTGTTAAAACCACTAACGATTATAAAGTTGCACTAATAAGCCTTTCTTTTGAAAGTGGGATTCTGTTCAAAGATTTAGGAATTGAGTAA